The Elusimicrobiota bacterium DNA segment CCCCAACACGGGCGACAACTACAAGTTCAACGGCGTGGCGGTGGGGCAGTTCTCGGGCTCCAAGTTCTACCGCCCGGCGCAGGCGCTGTACCTGGACTACGTCCCGGCGGCCTGACCCCGGGATCCGTGAAGCGACCCCGGCCGCGGGGTGGGGCGACCTGCCCCGCGGCTCGGAGATTTAGAAGCACCATACCGTGAGCAGCAGGGAGATGACCATGGCTGAAGTGCAAGTCCTCAACGCGGGCCGCAGGGAGTACCGGACGTCCAAGGGCAGGCTCCTCCCGGGAAAGATACACCTGCTCTCCGGAGCCGAGGCCGCGAAGATGCTCAGCTACAAGGACCTCAAAGACGTGGCCAAGATGGGCCCGGCGGCGAAGGGACTGAAGGAGATCGCGGCCGAGAACGAGCAGCTGAAGAAGCAGGTCAAGAGCCTGCAGGACCAGCTGGCCGGCAAGGCCCCGGATCCGGAGCACGCCCCCGCGGGCCCGGCGAAGTCCCCGAAGGCCCCCGCGGGCCCGGCGAAGTCCCCGAAGGCCCCCGCGGGCCCGGCGAAGAAGGACAAGTAGCCTCCTGACCGGAGCGCCATGCCCACGCCGCCCGCCACCGCCGCGGACTTCAAGGACCGGTTCGACCGGGACTTCCACTACGGTCCAGGCCTGGACAAGGTCCGCGACAAGGACATCGCCCTGGCGATGAGTCAAGCGGTGCCGGGCTTCTGGCCGGACACGGAGATGTTCTTCCTCTTGACCGCCTTCTACTTGCGGCGGAACCTCGACAACGTGGGCGGTTTGGGGTCCGCCGGCGGCGGCATGGCGAACAAGGGCGGGGGCCTGGGCCCGCTCAACACGCAGTCGGTCGGCCCCGTCTCCCTGGCGCGCGAGGCGCTCCCCGCGCGGATCCGGGAGTCGGCGTCCCTCCAGTACCTGATGTGCAATCAGTACGGCATCGCCTACCTGGCCGCGGTCGCCCCCTACATGGTGGGCGTCGGCGGCGTCGTGGCCGGCGAGCAGGACCCGGGCGTGGGGATGCCCGGGCTGCCCAACGTGCTCACCACCCCGAACGCCGATGAGCGTTAAGAAGCCCAGGATGTACGGAGACCTCAGCCAGCTGGACAGCCTGGCCGCGTCCCTGAATGCCCTGCGCGGCCGCTACCGCATCCGGGTGGGCATCTTCGGGGACAAGAACAGCCGGAAGAAGGGCGCCCTGACCAACGCGGAAATCGGCGCCGTCCACGAGTACGGCTCGGTGGAGCGGAAGATACCGCAGCGGTCCTTCTTGAAGACCCCGCTGATCATGAAGGGCGAGGAGTTCATCGGCCGCGAGATCCGGGAGAAGCACCTCAAGGACCTCATGTACCGCGACGTGGTGGGGTTCTGCAAGCGCCTGGGCAAGGCGGCCGAGAACGTGGTGGACGCGGCCTTCCAGACCGGCTGCTGGGGCTTCTGGCCCCAGCTGAAGTACCGTACGCTCCTGGGCAAGCTCAGGGGCAGCCTGGAGCGGCGCCGGCAGATGGCGGCCGAGCAGATCGAAGAGGGCGCCAGTCACGCCAGCATCCTCATCCAGAGCGCGCAGCTGCGCCGAGCGATCGCGTCCAAGGTGGTGGGGGTCTGATGCCGCTGCCCGACATGAGCCCCGCGCTGGCCGGCCTCACGGACCAGGCCACCTTCAAGGTCACCGGCAAGGTGGCTCAGGACCACGTCTCGGTGGAGACCGAGAGCGACCCCGTCCCCTTCCAGGGCGCGATGTTCCCGATGAAGCCCCAGCAGGTCGAGTACAAGCCCGAGGGGCAGCGCAGTTGGCGCTGGGAGGTCCTGGTGAGCTCGACCAGGCTCAAGGTCGACTACATCGTCACGGACGATGAGGGCGTGCAGTTCCGGGTGGCAGCCTTCGCCAACTGGCGTAAGGCGGGCTTCTACCAGTACGACCTGCACGAGTGGCCCGCGATATGAAGACCACGCCCCCCATGCCGGCCACGACGTCCGCCAAGGAGCCCATCAAGGTGGTGGGCGACGTACTGCAGGCCGAGCTCGAGCTCGCGGCCGGCCAGGTCATGATCGGCGACGAGAAGTGGGACATCCCGGCAGCGCAGGGGCTCTACGTCGCGCTGCGCTACGTAACCCCTGGGCGCATCTTGGGGACGTCCAATTATTTTGACCCAGCGACGAACCAGGAGATCCAGGAAGTCTCCATGCAGCACGCCATATCCGTCGACGTGATGAGCTACGACGACAGCGCCCGGGTCCGCAAGGAAGAGGTCGTCATGGCCCTGGGCTCACAGGCCGCCGAGCTGGCCATGGTGGAGAACCGCATCAAGATCGCCCGACAGCCGTCCGCCCTCGTGGACGTTTCGGACGTCGAGCCCTCGGGCCGGCTCAAGCGTTACACGACCACCGTGATGGTCAACGCCCTGCACCGCAAGGTCAAGGCGGGCGCATTCATCGACAAGTACCCCAACGGCACGCCGTTCACGACGCCGGCGCCGTCGCCGCTGATCACAACCCCGGAGGTCACCCAATCATGAGCAGCTCTCCCGCCGTCGGCGTCTCCCTCGCCAACGTCATCTCCATCTCCGTGTCGGCCACGCCGACCGGCCTGGGCATCCCCAACGTCAACACCATCCTGCTAGCCTCCAAGGAGGCCCGGCCCGCCGGCTGGGCGCAGAGCAAGGTGTTCGGGATATACAAGGACGCGGCCGCCGTCGCCGCGGATTGCGGCTCGGAGTCCGAGGCCGCCGCCATCGCCGATGCCGTCTTCGCGCAGAACCCCAACATGCTGCTGACCAACGGGTACCTGGTCATAGCGCCGCGCATCGCCGCCGTGGCCGCCAAGAAGACGATCCAGGACATCCTCTACACGGCGATCGTAGCCGAAGAGGACGGCGACGACATCACCATCGCCTACACGACCGGGGCCACTCACGGGGCCGAGGTCGTCTCCGTGGCCGGCAGCGCGGTGAGCGTCCAGATCGCGTCCGGGGTGAGCACCGCCACCGAGGTCCTGGCCGCGCTGACCGCCTACAACGTGGCCCATCCCACTGCCCTGCTGCCGGTGTCCTTCAGCATCACCGGCACGGCGGGGACCGCCCAGGTCGCGGTGTCGGCCACCCACCTGGCCGGCGGCGTCGACATAGAGAGCATTGCGGACTGCATCGCCCGCATCGCGCCGAAGGTCTTCTTCTTCGGCATCCTCATCGACGAAGAGGTCGTCGACCTGGCGGGCCTGTCCACCTACGTGCAGACCCTGGACAAGGTCCTCGCCTACGCCTCCAGCGACGTCTCCGAGCTGGACCCCGGAGAGGCCCTGGACCTGCTGCGCACCGCGCTCAAGACCAACACCCGCGGCCTCTACTACGGCATGACGGCGAAACCTTGGATTTTCGCGGCCGCCTACCTCGGCCGCGCGCTGTCCGCGGACTTCGACGGCGGCCAGGTCGGGACCATGAACCTCAAGCAACTGGTCGGCATCGACCCCGACACCACCATCGACGACACCGTGCTCCTGGCGGCCAAGACCGCGGGCGTGGACGTCTACCCCTACGTGCAGGGCGTCCAGGAGGTCCTCACGAGCGGAGCCAACGCTTACTGGGACCAGGTCTACTGCCGCTACTGGCTGAAGTTCGCGCTGCAGGTGGCGGGGTTCAACTACCTGGCCGGCACCCTGTTCAAGATCCCGCAGACGGAGAGCGGAATGGACGGGATGAAGGACGCCTACCGCCAGGTGCTGGTCAAGGCCCTCGCCAACGGCTACGCCGCCCCCGGGAGCTGGCAGAGCTCCACGACCTTCGGGAGCCCTGTGGACCTGCGGCGCTGCGTGGCAGAGATCGGCTACTACGTCTACAGCACGCCGGTGGCGCTGCAGAGCTCCACGGACCGCGCGGACCGCAAGGCCCCGCTGGTCCAGATCGCCCTGAAGGAAGCCGGCGCCATCCACTCGGCCGCCGTCGCCGTCATCGTCAACCCCTAACGGAGGAGCAACACTATGGGCGACACACTCGTCGGCAGTGAATCCCTGGTCCTCAACGGCCACGTCTTCCACGACTTCGCGGACGGCAAGTTCGTGGAGGTCAAGTTCCCCAACGACCAGGTGCAGGCTAAGGCCTCGAAGAACGGAAACACGCTCTTCGCCAAGGACGAGAAGGGGCGCCTGGCCGACCTCACGATCCGCGTGCAGGTCGGTTCCGCGGACGACATCTGGCTCAACAGCCAGAAGTCCTCTTGCTTCTCCGACCTGCCCGGGTTCATCCTCATGCAGGGCTCCTACAACAAGCGCGTGGGCGACGGCAAGGGCAGCATCAAGACCATCATCTACCAGCTGCAGGCCGGCATCTTCAAGAAGGAGATCGAGGGGGAGAGCAGCGCGGAGGGCGACGTGGAGCAGGGCGTGGCCGTCTACCCCATGCAGTTCGCCAACGTCACCAGCCGGTCGATCCAGTAAGCCGCGGGGCAGGGAGGAGGGGAGATGGGGAGCAAGACGTTCACGCTGAAGTCCGGCGCGGTCCTGGTCGTAAACCCCGCGCCGTTCGCCGACGCCTCGGCACTGTTCAAGGCTGTGCTGCGCTCCTGCAAGGGCTCGGAGATCCCGGCCGAGCTCGCCAAGGTCGACTTCGCGGATCTGGCCAAGGACCCGGGCAGCCTGGCCGACCACAGCGGCGTCATCGGCCAGCTGGTCAACACGGTCCTTGGCGTGGCGACGTCTGACGAGGTGGAGGCCGGCCTGTTTCAGTGCGCCGCACGCGCGGCCTACACGCCGGCCGAGCAGAAGGCGGACCTGGCGCTGAAGGTCGCGCCGGCGCTGTTCGACGACGAGAAGTTCGGGGAGGCGGCCCGCGAGGACATGTTCGCCATCTGGGCGCGGATCCTGGAGGTCAACTGCCTCCCTTTCTTGCGACAGACCTTTTCGCGGTTGTCGGAGCGCCGCGCGACAGGCTCAAGCGGCCAAAAACCGTCATAAAGGCAGACGAGGCCACCTGTGTGGCCTGTCGGTTGGCGAAGTCGGGCTACTGGGGCGGTGACCCGGGGGCCGTGAAGCGGGCCCCGGTGGACGAGGTGATGGAAACCGTGCAGTACGAGGCCTTCACGGTGGAACTGGAGAGGGCCGCGATCGAGCTGAACAGGGAGGGCGGGAAGAAGTGAAGATCGGGGAATTGTTCGTCGAGCTGGGGATCACCGGCGACTCCGTCTCCCTGCGCGACTTCATCGGCAAGATGGGGGACCTCAAGGCCTCCACCATCGGTGAGCTCGCGGCGCTGACCTCCCTCGGCGCCGGCTTCATGGCCATGGCCGGCGAGTTTTCCAACGCGGCGGTGGGCTTCAAGCTCTTCGAGGGCACCACGGGCCTGGCCGCGGACGAGCTGCAGCGCTGGCAGCGCGTGGCCGACCAGGCCGGCAGCAGCGGCCAGGCCGTCCTATCCTCCGTGAGCAACCTGCAGGCGGGCCTGGCGCGCTTCCAGCTTGGCGACCAGAGCATCTTCAAGCCCTTCATGCTGCTGGGCATCGACCCGACGGGAATGGACGCGATCAAGCTGCTGCCCGTCCTGCGCAAGAAGTTCAGGACCCTGGCCCCGGCGCTGCAGAAGGAGATCGCGGGCATGCTGGGCATCGACCCGTCCCTGCTGCTGGTCTTCAACAAGACCGACGCGGAGTTCAGGAAGCTCCTGGCGTCGTACCAGGGGATGAACGCCGAGCAGCGCAAGCTGGGCATGGATATGCACGAGTCGATGAGCGCCTTTCAGGGTGCGCTGCTGCAGGTCAAGCGCAGCCTGGTCGAGTCGTTCGGGCCCGACTACGCAAAGATGCTGAAGGCCTCCGCGGAGTGGCTCAAGACCAACGAGGCCCAGGTCTGGGCGCTGCGCCTGGCCTTCGCGGCCATCGCCATCGCCGTCATACCGCTGGTGTTTTCCTTCGGCGCCCTGGCTGCTGCTGCGCTGGCCATCGGTTGGGCCGTGGAGAAGCTCTACGAGTACTACAAGAAGGGCGTGTTCAAGGAGATCGGCCAGGGGCTGAAGTCGTTCTGGGGCGAGGACGCCGACACGAAGATCAAGCAGATCGGCAGCGCGATGGACATAATGAACAGGGGATCGCTGAATCGCCCGAACGTGTTCGGCTCTCTCGGGATACCGCCGCTGTCGCCCACCCTGGCGATGGCTAGCGCTGGCGGGCCCGGCAACACCAAGATCGACGCTCCCGTCACCATCCACGCCGAGGGCGGCGACGGCCACGACATCAAGAACGCCCTGGAGTCCTGGTGGGGCAACCTGATGCACAAGACTCACCTGGAGCGCAACAATGGCCATCGGTGAGTCCAGCGCTCCCGCACAGAGCATCCCCGCCTACGGCGGCGACTACGCCAACTACGTCGCCGCGTCCAAGTTCTTCGCCGTGGCCAAGGACCACGAGATCAACGGCTTCGTCTTCGACTACGAGGGCCAGAGCGAGCTCGACAGCCAGGCCGACATCACGGACCACCCGACCGAGGAGAACACCCCGATCCAGGACCACATCGCGATCAAGCCCCTGCGGATAACCCTGCACGGCTTCCAGGGGGAGCTCTCCAACTCCGGGATCCAGAAGGTCATCGGCGAGCTCATCGGGGCCATGCAGAGCGGGATATCGATCGTGCCGCCCTACATCGGTCACTACACGCCGGCGGCGCTGGCCAAGGTCAACGCCGCGCTCTCCAAGGCCGCTAACATCGCCGTGCAGATCAACCAGGCCGTGCAGCGCGCCAACAAGCTCGTCTCCCTGTTCCGCTCCGCGCAGCCTTCCAACCAGGTCAAGGCCTTCATCGCCCTCAAGGGCATGCAGGCCACCAAGCAGGTCTTCGTCATCGGTACCCCGTGGGGATACTTCGACAACATGGCCATCGAGCGCGTGGTCATGATCCAGCCCGAGGACACCAACGACTGGAGCGACATCCGGGTCACGTTCAAGCAGATCACGGTGGCCAAGGCCGCGGTCAAGAGCAAGGCGACCGGGCCCGCGGCCGCGCAGCGGTCATCGAGCGTGAACCAAGGCAACACCAAGGGGACCAGTACT contains these protein-coding regions:
- a CDS encoding DUF3383 family protein, which codes for MSSSPAVGVSLANVISISVSATPTGLGIPNVNTILLASKEARPAGWAQSKVFGIYKDAAAVAADCGSESEAAAIADAVFAQNPNMLLTNGYLVIAPRIAAVAAKKTIQDILYTAIVAEEDGDDITIAYTTGATHGAEVVSVAGSAVSVQIASGVSTATEVLAALTAYNVAHPTALLPVSFSITGTAGTAQVAVSATHLAGGVDIESIADCIARIAPKVFFFGILIDEEVVDLAGLSTYVQTLDKVLAYASSDVSELDPGEALDLLRTALKTNTRGLYYGMTAKPWIFAAAYLGRALSADFDGGQVGTMNLKQLVGIDPDTTIDDTVLLAAKTAGVDVYPYVQGVQEVLTSGANAYWDQVYCRYWLKFALQVAGFNYLAGTLFKIPQTESGMDGMKDAYRQVLVKALANGYAAPGSWQSSTTFGSPVDLRRCVAEIGYYVYSTPVALQSSTDRADRKAPLVQIALKEAGAIHSAAVAVIVNP